A genome region from Serinus canaria isolate serCan28SL12 chromosome 19, serCan2020, whole genome shotgun sequence includes the following:
- the RFFL gene encoding E3 ubiquitin-protein ligase rififylin isoform X2 gives MWASCCNWFCVDGSPEEMQPPPAARAQAYSNPGYSSFPSPTASEQSCKACGMHFDSSSSKHICLDCKKNFCTSCSNQPEGGPLLCHLCQRFRATAFQREELIKMKVKDLRDYLALHEISTEFCREKEDLVFLILGQQPAITQEDQIRTSTFNTSAREQQDFVSHPPTNLASPTSHDESSVSADPISSSEAQEHQQANGHVPPSPACGTAAENAAEEAAAEDEIQSSDSEDNLVLGRKASLSDLSSVGDINALSVRQLKEILARNFVNYKGCCEKWELLERVTRLYREKDLQHLVLDTDDQTGAAGPPSAEDNLCRICMDAAIDCVLLECGHMVTCTKCGKRMSECPICRQYVIRAVHVFRT, from the exons ATGTGGGCAAGCTGCTGTAACTGGTTCTGTGTGGATGGCTCCCCTGAGGAGATGCAGCCGCCGCCGGCAGCCCGAGCCCAGGCCTACTCCAACCCTGGCTacagctccttcccctctcccactgcctctgagcagagctgcaaagcCTGTGGGATGCACTTCGACAGCTCCTCCAGCAAG cACATCTGCTTGGACTGTAAGAAGAACTTTTGCACGTCCTGCTCAAACCAGCCCGAGGGTGggcccctgctctgccacctctgccagcGCTTCCGAGCCACGGCTTTTCAGCGGGAGGAGCTGATCAAGATGAAGGTGAAGGATCTGCGAGATTACTTGGCCCTCCATGAGATTTCTACAGAGTTCTGTCGTGAAAAGGAGGACCTGGTATTCCTGATCCTTGGCCAGCAGCCTGCAATTACCCAGGAAGATCAGATAAGAACAAGCACATTTAATACCAGTGCTCGTGAACAGCAAGACTTTGTGAGTCACCCCCCAACCAACCTGGCCTCTCCTACCTCACACGATGAGTCCTCAGTGTCTGCAGATCCCATCTCAAGTTCAGAAGCTCAGGAACACCAACAG GCCAATGGTCATGTGCCTCCGAGCCCAGCCTGtggaacagcagctgagaatgcagcagaagaagcagcagcagaggatgaGATACAG TCCAGTGACTCTGAGGATAAcctggtgctgggcaggaaggCCTCCCTGTCTGACCTGAGCAGCGTCGGGGACATCAACGCGCTCTCGGTGCGGCAGCTGAAGGAAATCCTCGCCCGCAACTTCGTCAACTACAAAGGCTGCTGTGAgaagtgggagctgctggagagggtcACTCGCCTCTACAGAGAGAAGGACCTTCAGCATCTAG TTTTGGACACTGACGATCAAACTG gtgctgctgggccCCCCAGCGCCGAGGACAACCTGTGCAGGATCTGCATGGACGCTGCCATCGACTGCGTGCTGCTGGAGTGCGGGCACATGGTGACGTGCACCAAGTGCGGGAAGCGCATGAGCGAGTGCCCCATCTGCCGGCAGTACGTGATCCGGGCCGTGCACGTCTTCAGGACATAg
- the RFFL gene encoding E3 ubiquitin-protein ligase rififylin isoform X1: MSSSWAVLTTYLQIGTMWASCCNWFCVDGSPEEMQPPPAARAQAYSNPGYSSFPSPTASEQSCKACGMHFDSSSSKHICLDCKKNFCTSCSNQPEGGPLLCHLCQRFRATAFQREELIKMKVKDLRDYLALHEISTEFCREKEDLVFLILGQQPAITQEDQIRTSTFNTSAREQQDFVSHPPTNLASPTSHDESSVSADPISSSEAQEHQQANGHVPPSPACGTAAENAAEEAAAEDEIQSSDSEDNLVLGRKASLSDLSSVGDINALSVRQLKEILARNFVNYKGCCEKWELLERVTRLYREKDLQHLVLDTDDQTGAAGPPSAEDNLCRICMDAAIDCVLLECGHMVTCTKCGKRMSECPICRQYVIRAVHVFRT; the protein is encoded by the exons ATGAGCagttcctgggctgtgctgaccACGTACCTCCAGATAG GTACTATGTGGGCAAGCTGCTGTAACTGGTTCTGTGTGGATGGCTCCCCTGAGGAGATGCAGCCGCCGCCGGCAGCCCGAGCCCAGGCCTACTCCAACCCTGGCTacagctccttcccctctcccactgcctctgagcagagctgcaaagcCTGTGGGATGCACTTCGACAGCTCCTCCAGCAAG cACATCTGCTTGGACTGTAAGAAGAACTTTTGCACGTCCTGCTCAAACCAGCCCGAGGGTGggcccctgctctgccacctctgccagcGCTTCCGAGCCACGGCTTTTCAGCGGGAGGAGCTGATCAAGATGAAGGTGAAGGATCTGCGAGATTACTTGGCCCTCCATGAGATTTCTACAGAGTTCTGTCGTGAAAAGGAGGACCTGGTATTCCTGATCCTTGGCCAGCAGCCTGCAATTACCCAGGAAGATCAGATAAGAACAAGCACATTTAATACCAGTGCTCGTGAACAGCAAGACTTTGTGAGTCACCCCCCAACCAACCTGGCCTCTCCTACCTCACACGATGAGTCCTCAGTGTCTGCAGATCCCATCTCAAGTTCAGAAGCTCAGGAACACCAACAG GCCAATGGTCATGTGCCTCCGAGCCCAGCCTGtggaacagcagctgagaatgcagcagaagaagcagcagcagaggatgaGATACAG TCCAGTGACTCTGAGGATAAcctggtgctgggcaggaaggCCTCCCTGTCTGACCTGAGCAGCGTCGGGGACATCAACGCGCTCTCGGTGCGGCAGCTGAAGGAAATCCTCGCCCGCAACTTCGTCAACTACAAAGGCTGCTGTGAgaagtgggagctgctggagagggtcACTCGCCTCTACAGAGAGAAGGACCTTCAGCATCTAG TTTTGGACACTGACGATCAAACTG gtgctgctgggccCCCCAGCGCCGAGGACAACCTGTGCAGGATCTGCATGGACGCTGCCATCGACTGCGTGCTGCTGGAGTGCGGGCACATGGTGACGTGCACCAAGTGCGGGAAGCGCATGAGCGAGTGCCCCATCTGCCGGCAGTACGTGATCCGGGCCGTGCACGTCTTCAGGACATAg